From Streptomyces sp. NBC_00775, one genomic window encodes:
- a CDS encoding ABC transporter permease subunit, with product MNTDPTDPTDPTGTTGSTGGTAPYVSELRPGHGGFAPLLRAELTKFRTVRGWAIGLVVAVLATMGLTLLQHSSCSFNGSDCPSSPVGPDGGAVTDTFYFVHQPLRGDGSITVRMTSLTGLYSENGGSPVGAGPGQNPTAGMKPGLQPWGKAGIIIKDGTAPGSAYAAMMVTGGHGVRMQYDYTHDRPGLAGDVSAASPRWLRLTRSGDTITGYDSADGTHWTKVDAVTLAGLPATAQIGLFAASPVHTKVVSQSLTSQSETGGPSQITAAIDKLDLQGAKPGGVWAGGQTGGAGGSVYPLRGGAFRQSGGTLTVTGSGDIAPAVPGGPSSGVSLSDTLVGMFAGLIAMVVVGTVFITSEYRRGLIRTTLTASPRRGRVLAAKAVVIGAVTFVAGLVAVTGALVIGERQMRADGVSIDPVSTLTLVRIVVGTAALLAVASVLALAIGTVLRRSAIAVVAVIVAIVLPYFLTVGGVSFLPVGVANWLLRLTPAAAFAIQQPYPRYAQVAFSYTPPNGYYPLAPWAGFAVLCAWAAVALGLAAFLLRRRDA from the coding sequence ATGAACACGGACCCCACGGACCCCACGGACCCCACAGGCACCACCGGCAGCACGGGCGGCACCGCGCCGTACGTGTCGGAACTGCGGCCCGGGCACGGTGGCTTCGCGCCCCTCCTGCGCGCCGAGCTGACCAAGTTCAGGACCGTCCGGGGCTGGGCCATCGGCCTGGTCGTCGCGGTCCTGGCGACCATGGGTCTGACCCTGCTCCAGCACAGCTCCTGCAGTTTCAACGGTTCGGACTGTCCCAGCTCCCCGGTGGGGCCGGACGGCGGGGCGGTGACCGACACCTTCTACTTCGTGCACCAGCCGCTGCGCGGGGACGGCAGCATCACCGTCCGGATGACGTCACTGACCGGCCTGTACTCGGAGAACGGCGGCTCGCCGGTCGGCGCCGGACCGGGGCAGAACCCGACGGCGGGCATGAAACCCGGTCTCCAGCCCTGGGGGAAGGCCGGGATCATCATCAAGGACGGCACCGCCCCGGGATCGGCGTACGCGGCGATGATGGTGACCGGCGGCCACGGGGTGCGGATGCAGTACGACTACACCCACGACCGGCCCGGCCTCGCCGGTGACGTCTCCGCGGCATCCCCGCGCTGGCTGCGGCTGACCCGCTCCGGTGACACGATCACCGGGTACGACTCGGCGGACGGCACCCACTGGACGAAGGTCGATGCCGTCACCCTGGCCGGACTGCCCGCCACCGCGCAGATCGGACTGTTCGCCGCCTCCCCGGTCCACACGAAGGTGGTTTCCCAGAGCCTCACCTCGCAGTCCGAGACAGGCGGCCCCAGTCAGATCACCGCCGCCATCGACAAGCTCGACCTCCAGGGCGCCAAGCCCGGCGGCGTGTGGGCCGGCGGCCAGACGGGCGGCGCCGGCGGCTCCGTATACCCGCTACGAGGAGGTGCGTTCCGGCAGAGCGGCGGCACGCTCACGGTGACCGGCTCCGGCGACATCGCACCGGCCGTTCCCGGCGGACCGAGCAGCGGCGTGTCCCTCTCGGACACCCTTGTCGGCATGTTCGCCGGGCTGATCGCGATGGTCGTCGTGGGCACGGTGTTCATCACCTCCGAGTACCGGCGGGGCCTGATTCGCACCACCCTCACCGCGAGTCCCCGGCGCGGACGGGTGCTGGCCGCCAAGGCCGTCGTGATCGGCGCGGTCACCTTCGTGGCCGGCCTCGTCGCCGTCACCGGCGCCCTCGTGATCGGCGAGCGGCAGATGCGCGCCGACGGTGTCTCCATCGACCCGGTGTCCACGCTCACCCTGGTGCGCATCGTGGTCGGCACCGCGGCGCTGCTCGCCGTCGCATCGGTCCTCGCCCTCGCCATCGGCACCGTGCTGCGGCGCAGCGCGATCGCGGTCGTCGCCGTCATCGTGGCGATCGTCCTGCCGTACTTCCTCACGGTGGGCGGCGTCTCCTTCCTGCCGGTCGGCGTCGCGAACTGGCTGCTGCGGCTCACCCCGGCCGCCGCCTTCGCCATCCAGCAGCCATATCCGCGGTATGCGCAAGTCGCCTTCTCCTACACACCCCCGAACGGCTACTACCCGCTGGCGCCGTGGGCGGGCTTCGCGGTGCTGTGCGCCTGGGCAGCCGTCGCCCTGGGCCTGGCCGCCTTCCTGCTGCGCCGGAGGGACGCGTGA